One Vibrio penaeicida DNA segment encodes these proteins:
- a CDS encoding ABC-F family ATP-binding cassette domain-containing protein, protein MSTLLSAQTLTIEQPSSTLFEAISFTLQKGNKIGLIGHNGCGKSSLLAVLSGKSDSHTGSVTKAHRCVVASVEQYLPAAVEHASLIEALAEQLPELDERWRVEALLAEFGFSESQWQQLASSLSGGQHMKLLLARALITQPDLLLLDEPSNHLDLPTLLWLERFLNTWRGSFVLVSHDQTLLDSVTNTTWIMRDKGLYSFDLPCSEARQALSEKDMADEARHKSEQKEIDRIEKSAKRLAVWGKVYDNEDLARKAKHMEKRKDRLVEQQTELTQGSPWTLTLSGERMQANRLLELENTQVKAQPHLPLLFEAIHQQIKSGDKVAILGRNGSGKSSLMRMLWAAYSDGYSVGGIVLHPKANIGYYDQSLEQLNGEESLLDALYSYGNLTEEVRKRSLNSAGFPFNRHEQKVKELSGGERSRLLFIGLTLANYHLLMLDEPTNHLDLEGKEELFETLRNFQGGALVVSHDRRLIESSCNRFWLVSDGKLEEYLDVDEAYQRLAFESDDLQMGSSSELNKESNTKDVSNSVDSESDEEIMLERLLELEVWLEDDLARKPKHQKPKLQSQWREEIALINSKLNL, encoded by the coding sequence ATGAGTACTTTATTATCAGCACAAACTCTTACTATTGAACAACCTTCAAGCACTTTGTTTGAAGCGATTTCTTTCACCCTGCAAAAAGGCAACAAAATTGGCTTAATTGGTCACAACGGTTGTGGAAAAAGCTCGCTACTTGCCGTGTTGAGTGGCAAATCAGATTCTCACACTGGAAGTGTTACCAAAGCACACCGCTGCGTGGTTGCCAGCGTAGAGCAGTACCTTCCTGCCGCAGTTGAGCACGCCAGTTTGATTGAAGCATTGGCAGAGCAATTACCAGAGCTCGATGAACGATGGCGCGTTGAAGCGTTATTGGCGGAATTTGGTTTTAGCGAAAGCCAATGGCAACAGCTTGCTTCCTCCCTCAGTGGCGGGCAGCACATGAAACTCTTGCTGGCAAGAGCGCTTATTACCCAGCCCGATCTATTGCTTTTAGATGAACCCAGCAACCACCTAGATTTACCCACCTTGCTATGGTTAGAGCGTTTTCTTAACACATGGCGTGGCAGCTTTGTTTTGGTGTCTCACGATCAGACTCTTTTAGACAGCGTAACCAATACAACTTGGATTATGAGAGACAAAGGGCTCTATAGTTTTGATTTACCTTGTAGCGAAGCGAGGCAAGCGCTCTCAGAGAAAGACATGGCTGACGAAGCGCGCCATAAGTCGGAGCAAAAGGAGATTGACCGGATCGAAAAAAGCGCCAAACGTTTAGCCGTTTGGGGCAAAGTTTACGACAACGAAGACTTAGCTCGTAAAGCCAAACACATGGAAAAGCGCAAAGATCGATTGGTCGAGCAGCAAACCGAACTTACGCAAGGTTCACCGTGGACGTTAACCTTGTCGGGTGAACGTATGCAAGCGAATCGCCTGTTAGAACTCGAAAACACCCAAGTGAAAGCACAACCTCATCTTCCTTTGCTATTTGAGGCTATTCACCAGCAAATCAAAAGTGGTGACAAAGTCGCGATTTTGGGGCGAAATGGCAGTGGTAAATCTTCTCTTATGCGCATGCTTTGGGCTGCGTACTCCGATGGTTACAGTGTTGGAGGAATAGTACTTCATCCAAAAGCAAACATCGGGTACTACGATCAGAGCTTAGAGCAGCTAAACGGAGAGGAAAGCCTACTCGACGCGCTGTATTCCTACGGGAATTTAACGGAAGAAGTACGAAAGCGTTCATTAAACAGTGCCGGCTTTCCATTTAACCGCCATGAACAGAAGGTAAAGGAACTCAGTGGTGGTGAGCGTTCCCGATTATTATTTATTGGGCTAACGCTCGCAAACTATCATTTGCTCATGCTGGACGAGCCAACCAACCACTTGGATTTAGAAGGGAAAGAAGAGCTTTTCGAAACCTTAAGAAACTTCCAAGGTGGCGCGTTGGTGGTCAGCCACGATCGTCGACTTATCGAATCCAGTTGCAACCGATTCTGGCTAGTGTCCGACGGCAAACTGGAAGAGTACCTCGACGTTGATGAAGCGTACCAGCGTTTGGCTTTTGAAAGTGACGATCTCCAAATGGGCAGTTCTTCTGAGCTCAATAAGGAAAGCAACACTAAGGACGTAAGCAATTCTGTCGATTCGGAAAGTGATGAAGAGATCATGCTCGAAAGGTTATTGGAGCTAGAAGTCTGGCTTGAAGACGATCTGGCTCGAAAGCCCAAGCATCAAAAACCAAAGCTTCAGTCACAATGGCGAGAAGAAA
- a CDS encoding PAAR domain-containing protein has protein sequence MGKPAATVTSMHVCPKVTAKVPHVGGPVVSGSGNVFIGGLPAGRKGDKLVCIGPPDTINEGSGSVSINGKPAARMGDGTAHGGKIVAGNPTVLIG, from the coding sequence ATGGGAAAACCTGCTGCCACCGTTACATCAATGCATGTCTGCCCTAAGGTTACAGCCAAAGTCCCTCACGTCGGTGGTCCAGTGGTTAGTGGCTCAGGCAATGTATTTATTGGGGGCTTACCTGCTGGTAGAAAAGGAGATAAGTTGGTCTGCATAGGTCCACCAGACACTATCAACGAAGGTTCTGGCTCTGTCTCCATTAATGGTAAACCTGCCGCAAGAATGGGTGATGGTACCGCTCACGGTGGTAAAATCGTTGCCGGAAATCCGACAGTATTGATTGGTTGA